A region of Jannaschia sp. W003 DNA encodes the following proteins:
- a CDS encoding bifunctional sulfate adenylyltransferase/adenylylsulfate kinase: MSFNAPNLVPIPELYVSWDSAQKLKHEAGALASWDLNPRQVCDLELLMNGGFAPLTGFLGEADYDRVVEEMRLEDGTLWPMPITLDVSETFADGIEEGTDIALRDAEGVILAILSVTDKWSPDKHREAEKVYGADDLAHPAVNYLHNSAGPVYLGGRITGLQPPTHYDFRARRDTPNEMRAYFRKLGWRRVVAFQTRNPLHRAHQELTFRAAKEAQANLLIHPVVGMTKPGDVDHFTRVRCYEAVLDKYPQATTTMSLLNLAMRMAGPREAVWHGIIRRNHGCTHMIVGRDHAGPGKNSQGEDFYGPYDAQELFREHEAEIGLEMVDFKHMVYVQERAQYEPADEIEDKDNVTILNISGTELRRRLREGLEIPEWFSFPEVVKELRRTSPPRSKQGFTVFFTGLSGSGKSTIANAMMVKLMEMGGRPVTLLDGDVVRKHLSSELTFSKEHRDINIRRIGYVASEITKNGGIAICAPIAPYTATRRAAREMIEAYGAFVEVHVATSLEECERRDRKGLYKLAREGKIPEFTGISDPYEAPTEAELVVDTEGFEVDNCAQQVLLKLEGMGLIGTT; the protein is encoded by the coding sequence ATGTCGTTCAACGCCCCCAATCTCGTTCCGATTCCCGAACTGTACGTGTCCTGGGACAGTGCGCAGAAGCTCAAGCACGAGGCCGGCGCGCTGGCCTCGTGGGACCTGAACCCCCGCCAGGTCTGCGACCTCGAGCTGCTGATGAACGGCGGCTTCGCCCCGCTGACGGGCTTCCTCGGCGAGGCCGACTACGACCGCGTGGTCGAGGAGATGCGCCTCGAGGACGGTACGCTCTGGCCGATGCCGATCACGCTCGACGTCTCCGAGACGTTCGCGGACGGGATCGAGGAGGGCACCGACATCGCCCTGCGCGACGCCGAGGGCGTGATCCTCGCGATCCTGTCGGTCACCGACAAGTGGTCGCCCGACAAGCACCGCGAGGCGGAGAAGGTCTACGGCGCCGACGACCTCGCGCACCCGGCCGTGAACTACCTGCACAACAGCGCCGGTCCGGTCTACCTCGGCGGGCGCATCACCGGCCTCCAGCCGCCCACCCACTACGACTTCCGGGCGCGGCGCGACACGCCCAACGAGATGCGTGCCTACTTCCGCAAGCTCGGCTGGCGCCGCGTGGTCGCCTTCCAGACGCGCAACCCGCTGCACCGCGCCCACCAGGAACTGACGTTCCGCGCCGCCAAGGAGGCGCAGGCCAACCTGCTGATCCACCCGGTGGTGGGCATGACCAAGCCGGGCGACGTGGACCACTTCACCCGCGTGCGCTGCTACGAGGCGGTGCTCGACAAGTACCCGCAGGCCACCACCACCATGTCGCTGCTGAACCTCGCCATGCGCATGGCCGGCCCGCGCGAGGCGGTGTGGCACGGCATCATCCGCCGCAACCACGGCTGCACCCACATGATCGTGGGCCGCGACCACGCGGGCCCCGGCAAGAACAGCCAGGGCGAGGACTTCTACGGCCCCTACGACGCGCAGGAGCTGTTCCGCGAGCATGAGGCGGAGATCGGCCTCGAGATGGTCGACTTCAAGCACATGGTCTACGTGCAGGAGCGCGCCCAGTACGAGCCGGCCGACGAGATCGAGGACAAGGATAACGTCACGATCCTCAACATCTCGGGCACCGAGCTGCGCCGCCGCCTGCGCGAAGGGCTGGAGATCCCCGAGTGGTTCTCGTTCCCCGAGGTGGTCAAGGAGTTGCGCCGCACCTCGCCGCCGCGCTCGAAGCAGGGCTTCACGGTGTTCTTCACCGGCCTCTCGGGCTCGGGCAAGTCCACGATCGCCAACGCGATGATGGTGAAGCTGATGGAGATGGGCGGCCGTCCCGTGACGCTGCTCGACGGCGACGTGGTGCGCAAGCACCTCTCCTCGGAGCTGACCTTCTCCAAGGAGCACCGCGACATCAACATCCGGCGCATCGGCTACGTCGCCTCGGAGATCACCAAGAACGGCGGCATCGCCATCTGCGCGCCCATCGCGCCCTACACGGCCACCCGCCGCGCGGCACGCGAGATGATCGAGGCCTACGGCGCCTTCGTCGAGGTCCACGTCGCCACCTCGCTGGAGGAGTGCGAGCGCCGCGACCGCAAGGGCCTCTACAAGCTGGCGCGCGAGGGCAAGATCCCCGAGTTCACCGGCATCTCCGACCCCTACGAGGCGCCCACCGAGGCCGAGCTGGTGGTCGACACGGAAGGCTTCGAGGTCGACAACTGCGCCCAGCAGGTGCTGCTCAAGCTCGAGGGCATGGGCCTGATCGGCACCACCTGA